A genome region from Nicotiana tabacum cultivar K326 chromosome 13, ASM71507v2, whole genome shotgun sequence includes the following:
- the LOC107787206 gene encoding putative casein kinase II subunit beta-4 isoform X2, protein MYREGGGGGPLDRKRINDALDKHLEKLSPSTSRSLKDKAVPSTSAAGGGGGGGGKSHFDHRNTSKNKCSDEESETDSEESDVSGSDGDDTSWISWFCNLRGNEFFCEVDDDYIQDDFNLCGLSSQVPYYDYALDLILDVESSHEEQNELVESAAEMLYGLIHVRYILTTKGMAAMLEKYKNYDFGRCPRVYCSGQPCLPVGQSDIPRSSTVKIYCPKCEDIYYPRSKYQGNIDGAYFGTTFPHLFLMTYGHLKPQKPTQNYTPRVFGFKIHKI, encoded by the exons ATGTATAGAGAAGGTGGCGGAGGAGGACCGTTGGATCGGAAACGAATCAACGATGCGTTGGATAAGCACTTAGAGAAGTTATCACCGTCAACATCTAGGTCTTTGAAGGATAAAGCTGTTCCGTCTACCTCCGCCgccggtggtggtggtggtggtggtggaaaatCGCATTTTGATCATCGCAACACCAGCAAAAACAAGTGCTCTGATG AGGAATCTGAAACGGACAGTGAAGAGTCTGATGTTAGTGGTTCTGATGGGGATGATACTTCATGGATTTCTTGGTTTTGTAACCTGCGTGGTAATGAGTTCTTCTGTGAAGTTGATGATGATTACATTCAAGATGATTTTAACCTCTGTGGATTGAGCAGTCAAGTTCCCTACTATGACTATGCGCTTGACCTCATCCTTGATGTTGAATCCTCCCATG AGGAGCAGAATGAATTAGTTGAATCGGCAGCAGAGATGTTATATGGTTTGATTCATGTTCGGTACATTTTGACTACCAAGGGAATGGCCGCAATG TTGGAGAAGTACAAAAACTACGACTTTGGAAGATGCCCGCGAGTTTATTGCAGTGGACAGCCTTGCCTTCCTGTTGGTCAATCAGATATTCCACGCTCAAGTACTGTAAAAATATACTGTCCCAAGTGTGAGGACATTTATTACCCCCGATCAAAGTACCAAGGCA ATATTGATGGGGCTTACTTTGGGACAACATTTCCTCACCTCTTCTTGATGACTTATGGACACCTCAAGCCGCAAAAACCAACGCAAAATTATACTCCTAGGGTGTTTGGTTTCAAGATCCACAAGATTTGA
- the LOC107787206 gene encoding putative casein kinase II subunit beta-4 isoform X1: protein MYREGGGGGPLDRKRINDALDKHLEKLSPSTSRSLKDKAVPSTSAAGGGGGGGGKSHFDHRNTSKNKCSDEESETDSEESDVSGSDGDDTSWISWFCNLRGNEFFCEVDDDYIQDDFNLCGLSSQVPYYDYALDLILDVESSHGDMFTEEQNELVESAAEMLYGLIHVRYILTTKGMAAMLEKYKNYDFGRCPRVYCSGQPCLPVGQSDIPRSSTVKIYCPKCEDIYYPRSKYQGNIDGAYFGTTFPHLFLMTYGHLKPQKPTQNYTPRVFGFKIHKI, encoded by the exons ATGTATAGAGAAGGTGGCGGAGGAGGACCGTTGGATCGGAAACGAATCAACGATGCGTTGGATAAGCACTTAGAGAAGTTATCACCGTCAACATCTAGGTCTTTGAAGGATAAAGCTGTTCCGTCTACCTCCGCCgccggtggtggtggtggtggtggtggaaaatCGCATTTTGATCATCGCAACACCAGCAAAAACAAGTGCTCTGATG AGGAATCTGAAACGGACAGTGAAGAGTCTGATGTTAGTGGTTCTGATGGGGATGATACTTCATGGATTTCTTGGTTTTGTAACCTGCGTGGTAATGAGTTCTTCTGTGAAGTTGATGATGATTACATTCAAGATGATTTTAACCTCTGTGGATTGAGCAGTCAAGTTCCCTACTATGACTATGCGCTTGACCTCATCCTTGATGTTGAATCCTCCCATG GTGATATGTTCACAGAGGAGCAGAATGAATTAGTTGAATCGGCAGCAGAGATGTTATATGGTTTGATTCATGTTCGGTACATTTTGACTACCAAGGGAATGGCCGCAATG TTGGAGAAGTACAAAAACTACGACTTTGGAAGATGCCCGCGAGTTTATTGCAGTGGACAGCCTTGCCTTCCTGTTGGTCAATCAGATATTCCACGCTCAAGTACTGTAAAAATATACTGTCCCAAGTGTGAGGACATTTATTACCCCCGATCAAAGTACCAAGGCA ATATTGATGGGGCTTACTTTGGGACAACATTTCCTCACCTCTTCTTGATGACTTATGGACACCTCAAGCCGCAAAAACCAACGCAAAATTATACTCCTAGGGTGTTTGGTTTCAAGATCCACAAGATTTGA